The Camelina sativa cultivar DH55 chromosome 14, Cs, whole genome shotgun sequence genome includes a window with the following:
- the LOC104738650 gene encoding hypersensitive-induced response protein 1-like yields MQDDVFVSVVASIHFAVLDVTDKNNAKKALYVHNDRKSLIEAHSFDAIKTAVSSHTFVELFEKKDDLAVTVNEKLDQSISADFGFGNFKTLIIDIAAEEHDKRLISITRAAPKIA; encoded by the exons atgcAGGATGATGTATTTGTCAGTGTTGTGGCGTCAATTCACTTTGCAGTTTTGGATGTCACGGATAAGAACAACGCAAAGAAGGCATTATATGTCCACAATGACAGAAAGAGCTTAATTGAGGCCCATTCGTTTGATG CTATCAAAACCGCGGTCTCCAGTCACACTTTTGTGGAACTGTTTGAGAAGAAAGATGACTTGGCTGTTACCGTTAACGAGAAGCTCGACCAG aGTATCTCAGCTGATTTCGGTTTCGGCAACTTCAAAACGCTCATTATCGATATCGCTGCCGAGGAACATGACAAACGTCTCATCAGCATTACA